One region of Niallia sp. Man26 genomic DNA includes:
- the dapF gene encoding diaminopimelate epimerase has translation MNIKLTKCHGSGNDFLIIDEISNPSYSFSEEDRANLAIAFCDRSSQLGADGILYVMPSDKADARMRVFNADGSEASMCGNGIRCVARYVCELLDVKEAVIETMKANLEVNNEADIFPEIPTYLVEISPVSFQTTDLPLRIEQKTLLNEKIESLHPELTFTALAVPNPHLIAIVDKETIESSVQEEISSYVNGPNELFPDGVNVSFVSILDKGNIYVRTYERGVGFTNACGTAMSASSLVSILNGFNNTGEFIEVYNNGGKVRCYVHENDGKYRIDLIGNATYVYEAGVEADLNNLSDFILHDKVVNEQEESQYSKLQEAAQTYLKEKLV, from the coding sequence ATGAATATTAAACTTACTAAATGCCACGGAAGCGGGAATGATTTCTTGATAATCGACGAGATTTCCAATCCTAGCTATTCCTTCTCAGAAGAAGACCGCGCAAATTTGGCCATTGCCTTTTGCGACCGCAGCTCCCAATTAGGAGCAGACGGAATATTGTATGTGATGCCGAGTGATAAAGCAGATGCCCGCATGAGAGTTTTTAATGCAGATGGGTCAGAAGCATCTATGTGCGGCAATGGGATACGCTGTGTTGCCCGCTATGTTTGTGAACTTCTTGATGTGAAAGAAGCGGTTATAGAAACAATGAAAGCGAATCTTGAAGTGAACAACGAAGCAGACATTTTCCCAGAGATTCCAACATATTTGGTGGAGATTTCCCCCGTTTCCTTCCAAACAACAGATTTGCCATTACGTATCGAGCAGAAGACGCTTTTAAATGAAAAGATTGAAAGCCTTCATCCGGAGCTTACATTTACTGCCTTAGCTGTGCCAAATCCTCATCTGATTGCAATTGTCGACAAAGAGACAATCGAATCTTCGGTGCAAGAAGAGATAAGCAGCTATGTAAATGGACCTAATGAACTTTTCCCTGATGGAGTGAATGTCAGCTTCGTTTCTATATTAGACAAAGGCAATATTTATGTTCGCACATATGAGCGTGGCGTTGGATTTACAAATGCATGCGGAACAGCTATGTCAGCATCATCACTTGTGTCCATCTTAAACGGCTTCAATAACACAGGTGAATTTATCGAGGTCTACAATAATGGCGGAAAAGTCCGCTGTTACGTTCATGAAAATGATGGCAAGTATCGTATTGATCTTATCGGCAATGCAACATATGTTTATGAAGCAGGTGTGGAAGCGGATCTTAACAATCTAAGTGATTTTATTCTTCATGATAAAGTTGTCAATGAACAGGAAGAGTCTCAGTACAGTAAACTGCAGGAAGCAGCACAAACATACTTAAAAGAAAAGCTTGTATAA
- a CDS encoding HDOD domain-containing protein, with amino-acid sequence MTIQIHMPMNCLSRADIIKVDFMNTDEAARIEIETLAKQLGKEMVAEKLETREDYETARTAGYHYFQGYYFSKPSIMSTHDVPAYIHTYYGISKHIRSIDPDIDMISNLIEQDISLSYKLLKLINTLGFGLKHKVTSIRQAIVLIGLMELQKWLYVLAVREKDWNNGISYEIMSNCLIRARMCESVAKLIPGKINTSGHFLTGMFSLMDSILNLDMEEILVQVPLDEAIMDALSGKSNTQRDVLDLVLAVEKADWVQISKGCRKLGIEEKDLFKVYAESLNWAKELMEDKKM; translated from the coding sequence TTGACAATACAAATCCATATGCCTATGAATTGCTTATCACGGGCAGATATCATTAAAGTTGATTTCATGAATACGGATGAAGCTGCAAGGATTGAAATTGAGACCCTCGCCAAACAGCTTGGCAAAGAGATGGTTGCTGAAAAGCTTGAGACTAGGGAAGATTATGAGACAGCAAGGACTGCCGGCTATCATTATTTTCAAGGTTATTATTTCTCAAAGCCTTCTATCATGTCTACACATGATGTACCTGCTTATATTCATACATATTATGGTATCTCCAAACATATTCGTTCCATTGATCCAGACATTGATATGATTTCTAATTTGATTGAACAGGATATTTCTTTATCGTACAAGCTCCTTAAATTAATTAATACACTAGGTTTTGGCCTTAAGCATAAGGTTACAAGCATCAGGCAAGCGATTGTTCTTATCGGGCTGATGGAACTGCAAAAATGGCTGTACGTTCTGGCTGTAAGAGAAAAAGACTGGAATAATGGAATTTCGTATGAGATTATGTCTAACTGTCTTATAAGGGCGAGAATGTGTGAGTCTGTTGCAAAACTCATACCAGGGAAAATCAATACCTCCGGACATTTCTTGACAGGAATGTTTTCATTAATGGATTCAATCTTGAATCTTGATATGGAAGAGATATTAGTTCAAGTTCCCCTTGATGAAGCAATCATGGATGCGCTCTCTGGAAAAAGCAATACACAAAGGGATGTGCTTGATCTAGTGCTTGCAGTCGAAAAAGCAGACTGGGTTCAAATTAGCAAAGGCTGCAGAAAGCTTGGGATTGAGGAAAAAGACTTGTTCAAAGTATATGCAGAATCCCTTAATTGGGCAAAAGAATTAATGGAAGACAAAAAAATGTAA
- a CDS encoding NCS2 family permease, protein MKNYITEFFKMKESEATFKGEFFAGLIGFFTVVYIVAVNSLILSEAGIPLEAAIIATILTSVFGCLLMGFLGNVPVLLVPGMGINALFSYTIVQSMGLSWQEALAVVFVSGLLFMLIAFTKLASIVSQSIPSSLKESLTVGLGLFLMLIGLEKGGIVQKGSNSIIALGSFSDLHVLATVITLIISIILFLRNVKGNFLITILVGTLISWMFGLIDTGAAGDSVQLKDYWSVFGHMSFDKIITIPFWVAVFSLSMVLVFENIGLVSNHVQYIGKPERFKRAFQANAVSVFLSGFFGSSPTVSTVESTASMAAGGKTGLTSVTTAVLFICSAFFIPVIKLIPNSAVAPILIIIGGLMLQNIRNLDLKDLSESFPSFFIIAMIPFTYSIADGMAIGFILYPILKIALGKAKEVSLPLYFISSLFLINFVLQYTH, encoded by the coding sequence ATGAAAAACTATATAACAGAATTCTTTAAAATGAAAGAAAGCGAAGCTACTTTCAAAGGGGAATTTTTTGCAGGTCTGATTGGGTTTTTTACAGTTGTCTATATTGTCGCTGTCAACTCGCTTATTTTATCAGAGGCTGGAATTCCACTTGAAGCTGCTATTATCGCGACCATCTTGACATCTGTTTTCGGCTGTTTGTTGATGGGGTTTCTAGGGAATGTACCGGTATTGCTTGTACCAGGAATGGGCATTAATGCGCTTTTCTCGTATACAATCGTTCAGTCAATGGGATTGAGCTGGCAGGAAGCGCTTGCTGTCGTGTTTGTTTCAGGGCTTTTGTTCATGCTGATTGCGTTTACAAAGCTGGCAAGCATTGTTAGTCAGTCCATACCATCTTCCCTTAAAGAATCGCTTACAGTTGGACTTGGCTTATTTTTGATGCTAATTGGCCTCGAAAAGGGCGGAATTGTCCAAAAAGGCAGTAATTCTATTATTGCACTTGGTTCCTTTAGTGATTTGCATGTATTGGCAACAGTCATTACATTAATCATCAGCATTATCTTATTTTTAAGAAATGTAAAAGGAAACTTCCTGATTACTATCTTAGTTGGAACATTGATTTCATGGATGTTCGGTTTGATAGACACAGGAGCTGCTGGCGATTCAGTACAGTTAAAGGATTATTGGAGTGTATTTGGTCATATGTCCTTTGATAAGATTATTACGATACCATTTTGGGTAGCGGTGTTCTCTTTATCAATGGTATTAGTTTTCGAAAATATTGGACTCGTTTCCAATCATGTTCAATATATCGGAAAACCGGAACGTTTTAAACGAGCTTTTCAAGCAAATGCTGTATCTGTTTTTCTGTCCGGCTTTTTCGGCAGCAGCCCAACTGTATCTACGGTTGAAAGCACTGCTAGCATGGCTGCAGGTGGGAAAACAGGCCTGACATCTGTTACGACAGCGGTGCTTTTCATTTGCTCTGCTTTCTTTATCCCTGTGATAAAGCTGATTCCGAATAGTGCTGTTGCACCGATTCTTATTATTATCGGCGGGCTGATGCTGCAAAATATTCGTAATCTAGATCTTAAGGATTTAAGTGAAAGTTTTCCAAGCTTTTTTATCATTGCGATGATTCCTTTCACTTACAGCATTGCAGATGGAATGGCAATTGGATTTATTTTATATCCAATCTTGAAAATAGCGCTCGGAAAAGCAAAAGAAGTATCTTTACCTTTATACTTCATTTCTTCCTTGTTCCTAATAAATTTTGTCCTTCAATATACACACTGA
- the ribE gene encoding 6,7-dimethyl-8-ribityllumazine synthase, whose protein sequence is MTRIFEGNLIGSGLKVGIIVSRFNEFITTRLLSGAEDALKRHGVEAENINVAWVPGVFEIPLAAKKLAETNKYDAIITLGTVIRGATPHFDFVSNEVAKGVASTSLATGVPIIFGVLTTESIEQAIERAGTKAGNKGWEAATNAIEMANLYKEMV, encoded by the coding sequence ATGACTAGAATATTCGAAGGTAATTTAATTGGAAGCGGCTTAAAGGTAGGAATCATCGTTTCAAGATTTAATGAGTTCATCACAACACGACTATTATCAGGTGCTGAAGATGCTTTGAAGCGTCATGGTGTGGAAGCAGAGAATATTAATGTTGCATGGGTGCCAGGAGTATTTGAGATTCCTCTTGCTGCGAAAAAGCTAGCTGAAACAAATAAATACGATGCAATTATAACTTTAGGTACAGTTATTCGCGGAGCGACTCCACATTTCGATTTTGTCAGCAATGAAGTAGCTAAAGGGGTTGCAAGCACGTCTCTTGCAACAGGAGTACCAATTATCTTTGGCGTATTAACAACGGAATCGATTGAACAAGCGATTGAGCGCGCAGGTACAAAGGCTGGAAACAAAGGCTGGGAAGCTGCAACTAACGCTATTGAAATGGCGAATCTATATAAAGAAATGGTTTAA
- the ribE gene encoding riboflavin synthase produces the protein MFTGIVEETGVVKNISKTGKTLVLAIQAKVIMEDMKLGDSISVNGVCLTVTSFKQHEFTADVMPETFKDTSLSRLTNGSFVNLERAMAANGRFGGHFVTGHIDCVGRILERKTIENSISVEIEVPEQFSHLILEKGSIAVDGTSLTIFETKDHSVGVSIIPHTSSESVVGKKQVGDIVNLEFDMMAKYFYSFMNRDKANSSRASNITPDFLKENGFY, from the coding sequence TTGTTTACTGGTATTGTCGAGGAAACGGGTGTGGTAAAAAATATTTCAAAAACTGGCAAAACCCTTGTCCTTGCCATACAAGCGAAAGTCATCATGGAAGATATGAAATTAGGGGACAGTATTTCTGTAAACGGAGTTTGCCTTACTGTTACTAGCTTCAAACAACATGAATTCACAGCAGATGTAATGCCCGAAACCTTTAAGGATACATCTCTATCCCGCCTGACAAATGGTTCGTTTGTCAACCTAGAAAGGGCTATGGCAGCAAATGGCAGGTTTGGTGGTCATTTTGTAACAGGCCATATAGATTGTGTTGGCAGAATATTGGAGAGAAAAACTATCGAAAACAGCATCAGCGTGGAAATAGAAGTCCCAGAACAATTCTCTCATCTTATTTTAGAGAAGGGATCTATTGCAGTGGACGGAACGAGCCTGACCATTTTCGAGACGAAAGACCATTCTGTAGGTGTAAGCATCATTCCCCATACTTCTTCCGAGTCGGTTGTCGGTAAGAAGCAGGTCGGAGATATCGTAAATCTTGAATTTGATATGATGGCAAAATATTTTTATTCGTTTATGAACAGAGACAAGGCAAACAGCAGCCGTGCCAGCAACATTACCCCTGACTTTTTGAAGGAAAACGGCTTCTATTAA
- a CDS encoding EcsC family protein, with translation MTENEAFLLKELDEVKKWEKDQSGLWFWEKLSRLPFKLIDKLTPAFIQNKIGQLLDEMGNYIQSGGKLLSDISSSKKYYKHLNVENFEEVKDLPLVEMKAAVGKLTKSRKTIATLQGASTGIGGLFTLGIDIPLLLSMQIKILQDIAICYGYNPNEKKERIFIIKCLQYVSADVMGKNTILDQLSHFDDNSEKVQREVVLEMQGWKEVVFAYRDAFGWKKLFQMVPVFGIVFGAFSNRSMIHDIAETGEMFYRKRKVIERLSKPTNNVAGD, from the coding sequence ATGACAGAAAATGAAGCTTTTTTATTAAAAGAATTGGATGAAGTGAAGAAATGGGAGAAGGATCAAAGCGGTCTTTGGTTTTGGGAAAAGCTAAGCCGGCTGCCCTTCAAGTTGATTGATAAATTAACACCTGCTTTCATTCAAAATAAAATCGGCCAATTGCTTGATGAAATGGGAAATTACATTCAAAGCGGCGGAAAATTGCTGAGCGACATCTCTTCTTCCAAAAAATATTATAAGCATCTTAACGTTGAAAATTTTGAAGAAGTAAAGGATCTCCCCCTCGTTGAAATGAAAGCAGCCGTCGGAAAGCTCACAAAAAGCCGAAAAACAATAGCAACATTACAAGGTGCAAGTACAGGGATTGGCGGCTTATTTACTTTAGGCATCGATATTCCCTTGCTGCTGTCGATGCAAATAAAAATTCTTCAAGACATCGCCATTTGTTATGGCTATAATCCAAATGAAAAAAAAGAAAGAATCTTTATTATTAAATGCCTACAATATGTTTCTGCAGACGTTATGGGCAAAAACACCATTCTGGACCAGCTATCCCATTTTGATGATAATTCTGAGAAGGTTCAAAGAGAGGTTGTCCTTGAAATGCAAGGCTGGAAAGAGGTTGTATTCGCCTATCGGGATGCTTTCGGCTGGAAAAAGCTATTTCAGATGGTGCCGGTCTTCGGGATTGTATTCGGCGCCTTTTCCAACCGCTCGATGATTCACGACATAGCCGAAACAGGCGAGATGTTTTACAGAAAACGTAAAGTTATCGAGAGGCTAAGCAAGCCAACAAATAATGTTGCCGGTGATTAA
- a CDS encoding HAMP domain-containing sensor histidine kinase encodes MLDDFLVNGFFLFLFCCFIPLLFVLRNGQMENKKSLLILSSSAAIIACISFPIKVGNGILFDLRLVAQIFGSLYGGPIAALVLALVNILYRSLFDGIGVINTLVVAPIHLIGLLFVRRWFLQRSIKQKVFYSFLIGIFSTIITLAAVRWVSGIGIPIKLALQYALIQSIVLCLIIYVVEVIQKLWNVQNKIFQAQKMETVSQLAASISHEVRNPLTSVKGFMQLLQETALNDNQKNYLDISLSELDKAVKVIEDYLAFANPNPMDGIEALNVEEEIQRITQVLHPLANKSSIRMEVETSTIHIMGNQQYFSQCLVNICKNAIEAMEEHSSGILVIKTIKQKQEAVISISDTGIGMSKEEVSRLGEPYYSTKGKNGTGLGMMFVYNCIKEMGGSIQVESEKGNGTKFVIRLPILYPAKLEKTDQAS; translated from the coding sequence ATGCTTGACGACTTTTTAGTAAACGGTTTCTTTCTTTTTTTATTTTGCTGCTTTATTCCGCTGTTATTTGTTTTAAGGAATGGCCAAATGGAAAATAAGAAATCACTCCTCATCTTATCATCTTCTGCTGCAATTATAGCATGCATAAGTTTTCCTATTAAGGTTGGTAATGGTATTCTTTTTGATTTGCGATTGGTCGCTCAGATTTTTGGTTCCTTGTATGGAGGTCCCATTGCTGCTCTCGTTTTAGCTTTAGTAAATATATTATACAGAAGCTTGTTTGATGGAATAGGTGTAATCAATACTCTTGTTGTTGCTCCCATTCATTTGATTGGACTGTTATTTGTGCGAAGGTGGTTCTTGCAGAGATCTATTAAGCAGAAAGTCTTTTACAGCTTTTTAATCGGGATTTTTTCTACGATAATTACTTTAGCGGCAGTCAGATGGGTGTCTGGTATTGGTATTCCTATTAAGCTCGCATTGCAATATGCGCTAATCCAATCTATCGTATTATGCTTAATTATTTATGTAGTAGAGGTCATTCAAAAACTGTGGAACGTTCAAAATAAAATATTTCAAGCTCAAAAGATGGAAACAGTCAGTCAACTGGCAGCTTCCATTTCCCATGAAGTACGAAATCCGTTGACATCTGTAAAGGGTTTTATGCAGCTTTTGCAGGAAACGGCTTTAAATGATAATCAAAAAAATTATTTAGACATATCGTTAAGTGAGCTTGACAAGGCAGTTAAGGTAATTGAGGACTATCTGGCATTTGCTAATCCCAACCCAATGGATGGAATAGAAGCATTAAACGTGGAAGAAGAAATACAGCGAATCACTCAGGTGCTTCATCCTCTGGCGAATAAGAGCTCCATACGTATGGAAGTGGAGACAAGCACCATACATATTATGGGCAACCAGCAATATTTCAGCCAATGCCTTGTGAACATATGCAAAAATGCAATCGAGGCAATGGAGGAGCACTCCAGCGGCATTCTTGTGATAAAAACAATAAAACAAAAACAAGAAGCCGTGATATCCATAAGTGATACAGGTATTGGCATGAGTAAGGAGGAAGTGTCAAGATTGGGAGAACCATATTATTCTACAAAAGGAAAAAATGGCACTGGTCTTGGTATGATGTTTGTATACAATTGTATAAAAGAAATGGGAGGGAGCATTCAAGTTGAAAGTGAAAAAGGAAACGGCACTAAATTTGTAATTCGGCTCCCGATATTATATCCTGCAAAACTAGAAAAAACGGATCAAGCTTCTTGA
- a CDS encoding helix-turn-helix transcriptional regulator translates to MNDEIRLRALSEFLKMKRAKLQPAMVGLPLGGRRRTTGLRREEVAQLAGVSTTWYTWLEQGRDIKVSISVLEAVSDALRLNKDEKRYLFGLALEETKNAGIPMEEGELITPSIRRILSELHYCPTIITDRRSYIVGWNEAAAQVFLDFNMLSLENRNLIELLFARKELRALAVNWEHFAKGFLSIFRTYLGQYMADDWYSEFIETMIDKYPDFEVMWNESEVSSAPEVMIEFRHSKAGKMLYNLTSLQVHGMNDLRCSIYTPVDGSGTEEKLKQLLKRESK, encoded by the coding sequence ATGAATGACGAGATTCGATTGCGAGCATTATCTGAGTTTCTAAAGATGAAACGGGCAAAGCTTCAGCCGGCGATGGTCGGACTGCCTTTAGGCGGGAGGCGAAGAACAACAGGGCTTCGCAGGGAAGAAGTAGCCCAGCTTGCCGGTGTAAGCACCACATGGTATACATGGCTTGAGCAGGGCAGAGACATAAAAGTGTCCATTTCTGTATTAGAAGCCGTTTCAGATGCATTACGATTGAACAAGGATGAAAAGCGGTATTTATTTGGACTGGCATTGGAGGAGACAAAAAATGCTGGTATTCCAATGGAGGAAGGGGAACTGATTACACCTTCTATAAGGAGAATATTGAGCGAACTTCACTACTGTCCGACCATCATTACAGACAGGCGAAGCTATATCGTCGGCTGGAACGAAGCAGCTGCACAAGTTTTTTTGGATTTTAATATGCTTTCCCTTGAAAATAGAAACTTAATTGAGCTGTTATTTGCTAGAAAAGAATTAAGAGCCCTAGCTGTAAATTGGGAACATTTCGCTAAAGGTTTTCTCTCTATTTTTCGCACGTACTTAGGGCAGTATATGGCAGATGATTGGTACTCTGAGTTTATCGAAACAATGATTGATAAATACCCTGATTTTGAAGTGATGTGGAATGAAAGTGAAGTCAGCTCAGCTCCAGAGGTGATGATTGAATTTCGCCATTCAAAGGCTGGGAAAATGCTGTACAATCTCACTTCGCTTCAGGTTCATGGGATGAATGATTTAAGATGCAGCATCTACACACCAGTAGATGGATCAGGAACAGAGGAAAAGCTGAAGCAGCTGCTTAAAAGGGAGAGCAAATAG
- the fabF gene encoding beta-ketoacyl-ACP synthase II has product MKRVVVTGMGVISPIGNNVEQFWENLSKGISGIRKIDQFDVSNSKTTIAGMIADFDAVGRWGAKEAKKLDRFAQFALAAAEEALNSSELDLEVVDKERLGVYVGSGIGGLNTLIDNVNILNDRGPNRVSPNLVPMMISNAAAAQISIRLGALGPSLSPVTACSIGNTSIGEAFNAIRNDDADIMFAGGAEAAISPLSLASFGNARALSTRNEEPELASRPFEEERDGFVMSEGAGILVLESLEHAVKRNAPILCEVIGYGASSDAYHMVASHPEGTGAYSAMRNALRKANISPADVDVISAHATSTKVGDLSETLAIKKLFGQDAYRIPVTANKSMLGHMLGAAGGAEAVALIKSLLHQLIPPTINLKKNDADCDLDYVPNEARKAPITIGLSNSFGFGGHNSAIVLKSYQ; this is encoded by the coding sequence ATGAAAAGAGTCGTTGTGACTGGAATGGGTGTTATCTCACCAATCGGAAATAATGTAGAGCAGTTTTGGGAAAATCTCTCTAAAGGAATATCTGGCATTCGCAAAATTGACCAGTTTGATGTATCTAATTCCAAAACAACTATTGCAGGAATGATTGCAGATTTTGATGCAGTCGGCAGATGGGGAGCAAAGGAAGCAAAAAAACTGGACCGCTTCGCACAATTTGCATTAGCGGCAGCAGAAGAAGCTTTAAATAGTTCAGAACTTGATTTGGAAGTAGTCGACAAAGAAAGGCTTGGAGTATACGTCGGTTCAGGAATCGGCGGCTTGAACACACTCATTGATAATGTAAATATATTAAATGACAGAGGTCCAAACAGGGTTAGTCCAAATCTAGTTCCGATGATGATTTCTAATGCAGCTGCGGCGCAAATCAGCATAAGGCTAGGCGCATTAGGTCCTTCCCTCTCCCCTGTTACGGCATGTTCCATTGGAAATACGTCAATAGGTGAAGCTTTTAACGCGATTCGCAATGATGATGCAGATATTATGTTTGCTGGTGGTGCAGAAGCTGCCATATCCCCATTATCTCTCGCAAGTTTCGGAAATGCACGAGCTCTATCGACACGAAACGAGGAACCTGAGCTCGCAAGCCGTCCATTTGAGGAAGAACGAGATGGGTTTGTGATGAGTGAAGGTGCAGGGATTTTAGTGCTAGAATCATTAGAACATGCAGTTAAACGAAATGCGCCTATCCTCTGTGAAGTAATTGGATACGGAGCAAGCTCTGATGCTTATCATATGGTTGCTTCCCACCCTGAAGGCACAGGTGCTTATTCAGCCATGCGAAATGCATTGAGAAAAGCCAACATTTCACCTGCAGATGTTGACGTAATCAGTGCCCATGCAACAAGCACAAAGGTTGGTGATTTATCAGAAACGCTTGCGATCAAAAAACTGTTTGGCCAAGATGCCTATCGCATACCTGTAACAGCAAATAAATCAATGCTTGGCCATATGTTGGGCGCAGCAGGCGGTGCAGAAGCAGTCGCTCTTATTAAAAGTCTTTTGCATCAGCTTATTCCGCCAACTATCAACTTGAAAAAGAATGACGCTGACTGTGATTTGGACTATGTGCCAAACGAAGCGAGAAAAGCGCCAATAACAATTGGATTATCTAATTCCTTCGGTTTTGGCGGCCATAACTCGGCAATTGTATTGAAAAGCTATCAATAA
- a CDS encoding YdcF family protein, with the protein MKFVIIFCAVLLLASTSYYYVKMKRTASAVPPEGIPYIIILGAKVDGDELSKVLKNRADAAISYWNNNKQAKIVVTGGKGNGENITEAAALKNYLLANNIAEDKILLEDQSTSTYENLQNSMDLYNITEAVIASSDFHLYRAVTIAEKKGMKAYPLAAKTPASVIIPLTIREFLAIGKMKILGF; encoded by the coding sequence ATGAAATTCGTTATTATTTTTTGTGCTGTTCTATTGCTTGCTTCTACGTCTTATTATTATGTGAAGATGAAAAGAACTGCTTCTGCTGTTCCCCCTGAAGGTATTCCTTATATTATTATTCTCGGAGCAAAGGTGGATGGTGACGAGTTGTCCAAAGTATTAAAAAACCGGGCTGATGCTGCTATTTCCTACTGGAATAATAATAAACAGGCAAAAATCGTTGTTACAGGAGGCAAAGGAAATGGCGAAAATATAACAGAGGCTGCGGCTCTCAAAAACTATCTGCTCGCAAATAATATTGCAGAAGATAAAATCCTTTTAGAAGATCAGTCTACATCGACGTATGAAAACCTGCAAAACAGCATGGATTTATATAATATTACAGAAGCGGTTATCGCAAGCAGCGACTTCCACCTATACAGGGCTGTCACTATAGCCGAGAAAAAAGGGATGAAGGCCTATCCTCTTGCAGCTAAAACACCCGCTTCTGTTATTATCCCGCTTACTATTCGTGAATTTTTGGCAATTGGCAAAATGAAGATACTAGGTTTTTGA
- a CDS encoding patatin family protein, with protein sequence MKENIGLVLEGGGMRGVYTAGALECFLEHNVYFPYVIGVSAGASYGASYMSQQAGRNKKVSLDYVTDPRYMSWRNFRQTGQFFGMDFIYNQIPNTMVPFDYEAFYGNEAEFKIGATDIQTGESVFYGKQDYKEELLKALEASSSLPFLAPVVDFKGRKLLDGGISDPIPLKRAQEDGFKRNVVILTRNLGYRKSKSRFAFFVRRKYPQFKGLQQAMEARYKLYNETLEYVEQEEKKGNIMVVRPQEKLVVGRMERNPQKLENLYMQGYRDAKAALGKWKEQQFI encoded by the coding sequence ATGAAGGAAAATATCGGTTTAGTGCTGGAAGGGGGAGGCATGCGCGGGGTTTATACTGCCGGTGCGCTTGAGTGCTTTCTGGAGCATAATGTCTATTTCCCATATGTAATCGGAGTTTCAGCAGGGGCAAGCTATGGGGCCTCTTATATGTCTCAGCAAGCTGGCAGAAACAAAAAGGTAAGCTTGGATTATGTTACAGATCCAAGATATATGTCATGGCGAAATTTTCGACAAACAGGTCAATTCTTCGGGATGGACTTCATTTACAATCAGATTCCTAACACGATGGTTCCGTTTGATTATGAAGCGTTTTATGGCAATGAAGCAGAATTTAAAATTGGTGCAACAGATATTCAAACAGGCGAAAGTGTATTTTATGGCAAACAAGATTATAAAGAGGAGCTCCTAAAAGCTTTGGAAGCCTCTAGCTCTCTGCCATTTTTAGCACCCGTTGTTGATTTCAAAGGGAGGAAACTGCTAGATGGCGGCATTTCCGATCCGATTCCCTTAAAAAGGGCGCAAGAGGATGGCTTTAAAAGAAATGTTGTCATTTTAACAAGGAATCTCGGTTATCGTAAATCTAAATCACGTTTTGCTTTTTTTGTGAGACGAAAGTATCCCCAATTCAAAGGATTGCAGCAAGCAATGGAAGCAAGATACAAATTATATAATGAAACACTGGAATATGTGGAACAGGAAGAGAAAAAAGGAAATATCATGGTAGTAAGACCGCAGGAAAAGCTGGTCGTTGGACGCATGGAGAGAAATCCGCAAAAGCTGGAAAATCTATACATGCAAGGCTATCGCGATGCCAAGGCAGCTCTGGGAAAATGGAAAGAGCAACAATTTATTTAA
- a CDS encoding DUF4870 domain-containing protein encodes MNFHKEVTHDERIFAMLIYVSSFFTAFLGPLVIYLIKSDSEFVKYHGKEYFNFLISYAIYSFISWLLIFVLVGFVLMPIVALLGFIFTIIAAIKSYEGSDYRIPLTIRFIR; translated from the coding sequence ATGAATTTCCACAAAGAAGTAACTCATGATGAAAGAATATTTGCCATGCTTATTTATGTTTCCAGTTTTTTTACAGCATTTCTTGGTCCATTAGTTATTTATTTAATAAAAAGTGATTCAGAATTTGTAAAATATCATGGTAAAGAGTATTTTAATTTCCTTATCTCGTACGCCATTTACAGTTTTATTAGCTGGTTGCTGATTTTTGTGCTTGTCGGCTTTGTTCTAATGCCAATCGTTGCACTTCTTGGCTTCATCTTTACGATTATAGCTGCTATTAAGTCATATGAAGGTTCTGATTATCGTATACCTCTTACCATTCGTTTTATTAGGTAA